One genomic segment of Pedosphaera parvula Ellin514 includes these proteins:
- the abc-f gene encoding ribosomal protection-like ABC-F family protein — translation MLTINDLKMTIGARILFENASLQVNYGDRVALVGPNGAGKSTLFSIILKKTEPDEGTVQRDEWTMVGYLPQEGEAVGDETVLDVATGRVDELPRLEKRLHELEAAGDVSSPEYLEAHAKHDALNDPQVAAKAKKILKGLGYREADFDRPAREMSGGWVMRAHLARLLVMEPDLLLLDEPTNHLDLLSLLWLQKYLKNYSGALLMISHDRQFMDEVVTQVYEIADKKVISYAGNYSDFLTQRETNYENLVAAYKNQQKEIQALQEFADRFRAVPSKASQAMSKLKQIERLELIEKPTPPRKPFRFQIPPPPRGGQRAISLEGIHMAYGTKNVYSGLDLTIERGERTVLVGPNGAGKSTLLKILAGVVEFQQGERKLGHNAKLGYFSQHRADTLDANKTVLDEVLTSSPGLREDEARAILGSFMFRKEEIYKLTSVLSGGEKSRLNLVKFLVDPPNILLMDEPTTHLDITTVESLTIALERYEGSLVFISHDVHFIRHLATKVLHINEGQVKPYTGNYDYFLEKTGATDDARAALTSE, via the coding sequence ATGCTCACGATTAACGATTTAAAGATGACCATCGGCGCTCGGATTCTTTTCGAGAACGCCTCCCTGCAGGTTAATTACGGCGACCGCGTCGCCCTCGTCGGCCCCAACGGCGCCGGCAAGTCCACCCTTTTCTCCATCATTCTTAAAAAAACCGAACCTGACGAAGGCACCGTTCAGCGCGACGAATGGACCATGGTCGGCTACCTTCCCCAGGAAGGTGAAGCTGTCGGCGATGAAACCGTCCTCGACGTCGCCACCGGCCGCGTCGATGAACTGCCCCGTCTCGAAAAGCGCCTTCACGAACTCGAAGCCGCAGGCGATGTCTCCAGTCCCGAATACCTCGAAGCCCACGCCAAGCACGACGCCCTGAACGATCCCCAGGTCGCCGCCAAGGCCAAGAAAATACTCAAGGGCCTCGGCTACCGGGAAGCTGATTTCGACCGCCCCGCTCGCGAAATGAGCGGCGGTTGGGTGATGCGCGCGCACCTTGCCCGCCTGCTGGTCATGGAGCCTGACTTGCTCCTTCTCGACGAACCCACCAACCATCTCGACCTCCTCTCCCTGCTTTGGCTGCAGAAATATCTGAAGAACTATTCCGGCGCCCTGCTCATGATCTCCCACGACCGCCAGTTCATGGATGAAGTCGTGACCCAGGTTTACGAGATCGCGGATAAAAAAGTTATTTCCTACGCCGGTAACTATTCCGACTTTCTCACTCAACGCGAAACCAACTACGAAAACCTGGTTGCCGCCTACAAAAACCAGCAAAAGGAAATCCAGGCACTCCAGGAATTCGCCGACCGCTTCCGCGCCGTTCCCTCCAAGGCCTCGCAGGCCATGAGCAAGCTGAAGCAGATTGAGCGCCTGGAATTAATCGAGAAACCAACTCCGCCCCGCAAACCTTTTCGTTTCCAGATTCCACCGCCTCCGCGCGGTGGACAGCGTGCCATCTCCCTTGAGGGAATCCATATGGCCTACGGGACGAAAAATGTTTACTCCGGCCTTGATCTCACCATCGAACGCGGCGAACGCACCGTGCTTGTCGGTCCCAACGGCGCCGGCAAATCCACGCTGCTCAAAATTCTCGCGGGCGTCGTGGAATTCCAGCAGGGCGAACGCAAACTCGGACACAACGCCAAGCTCGGCTACTTCAGCCAGCATCGTGCCGACACTCTCGATGCCAACAAAACTGTGCTCGATGAAGTGCTCACCAGCTCGCCAGGTCTGCGCGAAGACGAAGCCCGCGCCATCCTCGGCTCCTTCATGTTCCGCAAAGAGGAAATTTACAAGCTCACCAGCGTGCTGAGCGGTGGCGAGAAAAGCCGCCTGAACCTCGTCAAATTCCTGGTGGACCCGCCGAACATTCTCCTGATGGATGAGCCCACCACGCATCTGGACATCACCACTGTAGAATCCCTCACCATCGCCTTGGAACGCTACGAAGGCTCACTGGTTTTCATTTCCCACGATGTGCACTTCATCCGCCATCTCGCCACAAAAGTCCTCCACATCAATGAAGGTCAGGTAAAGCCTTATACCGGCAACTACGACTACTTCTTGGAAAAGACCGGCGCTACTGACGATGCCCGCGCTGCGCTAACTTCGGAATAA
- a CDS encoding right-handed parallel beta-helix repeat-containing protein codes for MNLRGVFSGMVLLQLVASLTALGQGSLTPPGVPAATMKTLDQIQPRTDVLKLGGDVYAQYVITRPGSYYLSTNIVMVPGFRAIEIKTNDVTLDLSGFTIFGGDTPAIYGGAPVSRIHILNGHLVNCSAGIEFYTSSPATNVVVEDMLISGTNAFLGYGVAAFEGAHVSRCQISGFGGSSGYGILGGDRSVVENCELQNNYVGVALGRLSRVDNCIIQKCNGAGINILDTSIARNNLISLCSPGILCFGNSVVENNNITFCPGAGISANNNYSYLNNNQLLFNQIGINANSGGTNFIVRNTAHGNTNGNYSLGLSASGPVFTGIGVVTNHPWANFSY; via the coding sequence ATGAACTTACGGGGTGTCTTCAGCGGGATGGTACTACTTCAACTGGTGGCAAGCCTTACGGCCTTGGGGCAGGGAAGTTTGACTCCGCCGGGGGTGCCGGCTGCGACCATGAAAACGCTGGACCAAATACAGCCGCGCACGGACGTGCTCAAGCTGGGGGGTGATGTATATGCCCAGTACGTCATAACTCGACCGGGTTCCTATTATCTCTCGACGAATATCGTGATGGTTCCTGGCTTCAGGGCGATTGAAATCAAAACGAATGATGTGACGCTGGATCTTTCCGGGTTTACGATTTTCGGGGGTGACACTCCGGCGATTTATGGAGGTGCTCCGGTGAGCCGCATCCACATCCTCAATGGGCACCTGGTAAACTGTTCTGCGGGAATTGAATTTTACACGTCTTCTCCCGCCACAAATGTGGTGGTGGAGGACATGCTGATTTCAGGAACGAATGCGTTTTTAGGCTATGGCGTTGCGGCGTTCGAAGGTGCCCACGTCAGCCGTTGCCAGATTTCTGGTTTTGGGGGATCGAGCGGGTATGGCATCCTGGGGGGAGACCGCTCGGTGGTGGAGAACTGCGAATTGCAAAACAATTACGTCGGCGTGGCTCTGGGAAGGTTAAGCCGGGTTGACAATTGCATCATTCAAAAGTGCAATGGTGCCGGCATCAATATTTTGGATACCAGCATTGCCCGGAATAACCTGATCAGTTTGTGCTCGCCGGGGATTTTATGTTTTGGGAACAGCGTGGTGGAGAATAACAACATTACTTTTTGCCCAGGCGCAGGGATTAGCGCGAATAACAATTATAGTTACCTGAATAACAATCAGCTTCTTTTCAATCAGATTGGCATTAATGCGAATAGCGGTGGTACGAACTTTATTGTGCGTAATACGGCCCACGGAAATACGAATGGCAATTACAGCCTGGGCTTGTCGGCCAGCGGGCCGGTCTTTACCGGAATTGGCGTGGTGACAAACCATCCGTGGGCAAACTTTTCCTACTGA